The following coding sequences lie in one Stigmatopora argus isolate UIUO_Sarg chromosome 5, RoL_Sarg_1.0, whole genome shotgun sequence genomic window:
- the LOC144074666 gene encoding tubulin beta-4B chain-like — protein MREIVHLQAGQCGNQIGAKFWEVISDEHAIDPTGTYHGDSDLQLDRINVYYNEASGGKYVPRAVLVDLEPGTMDSVRSGPFGQIFRPDNFVFGQSGAGNNWAKGHYTEGAELVDSVLDVVRKEAESCDCLQGFQLTQSLGGGTGSGMGTLLISKIREEYPDRIMNTFSVVPSPKVSDTVVEPYNATLSVHQLVENTDETYCIDNEALYDICFRTLKLTTPSYGDLNHLVSVTMSGVTTCLRFPGQLNADLRKLAVNMVPFPRLHFFMPGFAPLTSRGSQQYRALTVPELTQQMFDAKNMMAACDPRQGRYLTVATIFRGRMSMKEVDEQMLNVQNKNSSYFVEWIPNNVKTAVCDIPPRGLKMSATFIGNTTAIQELFKRISEQFTAMFRRKAFLHWYTGEGMDEMEFTEAESNMNDLVSEYQQYQDATAEDEGEYGEDDDEDMA, from the exons atgagagaaattgtgCATCTACAAGCTGGTCAGTGTGGAAACCAAATTGGTGCCAAG TTTTGGGAGGTGATTAGTGACGAGCATGCCATCGACCCAACTGGGACATACCATGGTGACAGTGACCTACAATTGGATAGGATCAATGTTTACTACAATGAAGCTTCAG GTGGAAAATATGTTCCCCGTGCTGTATTAGTTGATCTGGAGCCAGGCACAATGGATTCTGTGCGTTCTGGACCTTTTGGTCAGATCTTTAGACCAGACAACTTTGTTTTTG GCCAGAGCGGTGCAGGTAATAACTGGGCTAAGGGTCATTACACTGAAGGTGCAGAGCTGGTGGACTCTGTCTTGGATGTGGTGAGGAAGGAGGCTGAGAGCTGTGACTGCCTCCAGGGCTTTCAGCTCACACAATCTTTGGGTGGTGGCACCGGCTCAGGAATGGGCACCCTTCTCATCAGCAAAATCCGTGAAGAATACCCAGATCGCATCATGAACACCTTCAGCGTGGTGCCTTCCCCCAAAGTCTCCGACACCGTGGTGGAGCCCTACAACGCCACACTCTCGGTCCACCAGCTGGTAGAGAACACAGACGAGACCTACTGCATCGACAACGAGGCTCTGTACGATATCTGCTTCCGCACCCTGAAGCTCACCACTCCCTCGTACGGCGACCTCAACCACCTGGTCTCAGTCACCATGAGCGGTGTCACCACCTGCCTCAGATTCCCCGGACAGCTGAACGCAGACCTGCGCAAACTGGCTGTCAACATGGTGCCTTTCCCCCGTCTGCACTTCTTCATGCCGGGCTTCGCCCCACTCACAAGCAGAGGCAGCCAGCAGTACAGAGCCCTCACTGTGCCCGAGCTCACTCAGCAAATGTTTGACGCCAAAAACATGATGGCCGCCTGTGACCCACGTCAAGGCCGCTACCTGACCGTGGCCACCATCTTCCGTGGCCGCATGTCCATGAAGGAGGTGGACGAGCAGATGCTCAACGTGCAGAACAAGAACAGCAGCTACTTTGTGGAATGGATCCCCAACAATGTCAAGACGGCCGTGTGTGACATTCCTCCTCGCGGTCTCAAGATGTCCGCCACATTCATTGGCAACACTACGGCCATCCAAGAGCTGTTCAAGCGCATTTCTGAGCAGTTCACAGCCATGTTCAGGCGCAAAGCTTTTCTTCACTGGTACACCGGTGAGGGAATGGATGAGATGGAGTTCACTGAGGCGGAAAGCAACATGAATGACCTGGTGTCAGAGTACCAACAATACCAAGATGCCACTGCCGAGGATGAGGGTGAATATGGTGAGGATGACGACGAAGATATGGCCTAA
- the LOC144074110 gene encoding tubulin beta-1 chain produces the protein MREIVHLQAGQCGNQIGAKFWEVISDEHGIDPTGTYHGDSDLQLDRINVYYNEASGGKYVPRAILVDLEPGTMDSVRSGPFGQIFRPDNFVFGQSGAGNNWAKGHYTEGAELVDSVLDVVRKEAESCDCLQGFQLTHSLGGGTGSGMGTLLISKIREEYPDRIMNTFSVVPSPKVSDTVVEPYNATLSVHQLVENTDETYCIDNEALYDICFRTLKLTTPSYGDLNHLVSATMSGVTTCLRFPGQLNADLRKLAVNMVPFPRLHFFMPGFAPLTSRGSQQYRSLTVPELTQQMFDAKNMMAACDPRHGRYLTVAAIFRGRMSMKEVDEQMLNVQNKNSSYFVEWIPNNVKTAVCDIPPRGLKMAATFIGNSTAIQELFKRISEQFTAMFRRKAFLHWYTGEGMDEMEFTEAESNMNDLVSEYQQYQDATAEEEGEFGEDEEEEEMA, from the exons ATGAGGGAAATCGTGCATCTTCAGGCCGGCCAGTGTGGAAACCAGATTGGTGCTAAG ttctgGGAGGTTATTAGTGATGAACATGGCATTGACCCAACTGGCACATACCACGGTGACAGTGACCTGCAGCTGGACAGGATCAATGTCTACTACAATGAAGCCTCTG GTGGAAAATATGTTCCCAGGGCCATACTGGTTGACTTGGAACCAGGCACCATGGACTCTGTAAGGTCTGGACCTTTTGGTCAGATCTTCAGACCTGATAACTTTGTGTTTG GCCAGAGTGGTGCTGGAAACAACTGGGCTAAGGGCCATTACACAGAGGGTGCAGAGTTGGTGGACTCTGTCTTGGATGTGGTGAGGAAGGAGGCTGAGAGCTGTGATTGCCTCCAGGGCTTCCAGCTCACACACTCTCTAGGTGGTGGCACTGGCTCGGGAATGGGCACCCTTCTCATCAGCAAAATCCGCGAAGAATACCCAGATCGCATCATGAACACCTTCAGCGTCGTGCCTTCCCCCAAAGTCTCAGACACTGTTGTCGAGCCCTACAACGCCACACTATCGGTCCACCAGCTGGTAGAAAACACAGACGAGACCTACTGCATAGACAACGAGGCTCTGTACGATATCTGCTTCCGCACCCTGAAGCTCACCACTCCCTCATATGGTGACCTTAACCACCTGGTCTCTGCCACCATGAGTGGTGTCACCACCTGCCTCAGGTTCCCCGGACAGCTGAACGCAGACTTGCGTAAACTAGCTGTCAACATGGTGCCCTTCCCCCGTCTGCATTTCTTCATGCCCGGCTTCGCCCCACTCACAAGCCGAGGCAGCCAGCAGTACAGGTCCCTCACTGTGCCCGAGCTCACTCAGCAGATGTTTGATGCCAAAAACATGATGGCCGCCTGCGACCCACGCCACGGGCGCTACCTGACCGTGGCTGCCATCTTCCGTGGCCGCATGTCCATGAAGGAGGTGGATGAGCAGATGCTCAATGTGCAGAACAAAAACAGCAGCTACTTTGTCGAATGGATCCCCAACAATGTCAAGACCGCCGTGTGTGACATCCCTCCTCGTGGTctcaagatggccgccacctTCATCGGCAACAGCACGGCCATCCAAGAGCTGTTCAAGCGCATCTCCGAGCAATTCACAGCCATGTTCAGGCGCAAAGCTTTCCTCCACTGGTACACTGGTGAGGGCATGGATGAGATGGAGTTCACTGAGGCAGAGAGCAACATGAATGACCTGGTGTCTGAGTATCAACAGTACCAGGATGCCACTGCCGAAGAGGAGGGTGAATTTGGtgaggatgaagaagaggaagagatgGCCTAA
- the LOC144074111 gene encoding Golgi-associated plant pathogenesis-related protein 1: protein MADASFQKEFLDTHNTYRAQHNAPPMTLSSELNAKAQKWADHLLVLGALKHSNTNDGENIFHKWSSVPVKLTGKEAVDSWYSEVKQYNWKSPGYQSKTGHFTQVVWKESTQLGVGLATDGNTVLVVGQYRPAGNINVEQYFIENVLQQGSNL, encoded by the exons ATGGCAG ATGCCAGCTTTCAAAAGGAGTTCCTGGATACTCACAACACCTACAGAGCACAGCACAACGCTCCACCTATGACACTTAGCAGTGAGCTGAATGCTAAGGCTCAGAAATGGGCAGATCACTTGCTGGTTTTGGGTGCTCTAAAGCACAGCAACACCAATGATGGCGAGAATATTTTTCACAAGTGGAGCTCGGTACCCGTTAAATTAACAG GAAAAGAAGCAGTAGATTCGTGGTACAGTGAAGTCAAGCAATACAATTGGAAAAGTCCAGGGTATCAAAGCAAAACAG GTCATTTTACTCAGGTGGTATGGAAAGAAAGCACGCAGCTTGGTGTCGGTTTGGCCACTGATGGCAATACAGTTCTTGTTGTTGGGCAATATCGTCCAGCAGGGAACATCAATGTGGAGCAGTACTTCattgaaaatgtcctccaaCAAGGTAGTAACTTATGA
- the LOC144074856 gene encoding protein crumbs homolog 2-like, translating into MEFGKVWSRHQRTLLMTMMMFKLGLLCTAAADKCLSSPCNNGATCLEHLGDYVCLCPKGPVWYMGKNCDELYDACILAPCTNCTSSPGTDIFTCHCPDGFTGTNCTQDVDECESNPCDGIKSNCVNSIGAYSCHCPYGFGAENCESSVTTCSEETCHDSGTCMDIPDIGHYCQCDAGFQGANCEENINECESAPCQNGAICKDGTNGYQCFCVPGFQGFHCDLDINECASQPCQNNGTCLDEVDNYSCDCVEGFKGINCEVEIDECEVHPCQNGGTCRDYVAMYTCECMDGFRGEDCEVNIDECASMPCLNDGRCIDGVNSYMCDCEGTGFEGDNCEKDIPECDSGPCQHGGTCLEGINQYTCLCWTGYNGENCQVDEDECEQYPCENGGECFQRSDIENYGVLPELSAANFSYEEAAGFICHCQPGFTGENCSLDVDECVSAPCQYGGSCQDSINSYQCLCSDGFTGVHCEVDINECDSDPCQNGATCEDAANSYICHCPASELGREPLGGRNCDVLLTGCQEHQCQHDGICIPLLTAYDEHSYTCQCGSGWTGELCNTSTTFSFNSDGYVHMQLPISKNRARQGTDDYNYGLHMQLRFRSTLPDMLLYHRGTLENFISLELVGGSLQARLKSGRLIEVTYPGQVNDGEWYRVTVTMDERLIMVIEGPGCKGGCRVKNEVYNHLIFFRSNSFQQLYVGGVPKEYLTLTLSGKNYIGCMEDLRVDHKLLLPQDLLREENTGLELGCLKEDLCRDDPCKQFGFCVDMWVVAKCQCHRPYFGERCDREYPSWTFGHENTTSYAAFVITETHGENFTLSFIMRSLKKSGLLLQFRREEKSYLTMYLKEASVAVYSPHTTLLSEAKFVSDGKSNLVTIKVRYGHVFFPIAGNYRALGNVSIEAGDVVYVGGLPESDNENDWGGKFKGCLQDIRLDDKHLSFVEYKEDVDIYQAAAEKNILPGCQSDNTCKNEPCANGGKCQITWNDFMCDCSINFSGRLCEKRMWCVENPCFEGGKCVDLWDGYECLTEAMFQDNALEYFANSTLLSPVTNITIDIRTREENGILLRAENRPEVFCLGLLNSTLLVKMDTGTSAELLAFTSDRIIADGAWHRIYLTMIDPAQSESRWRLTVDGQTAGSSLGVGGNLNFLNDSKLWLAEKFAGCLGEVRIGGIYLPIFSVPDAPQTSHFSRLSGDEPQLGCQGAPVCDSQPCTNGGVCQDHFNEFNCSCNPGWEGELCEAQINECSSGPCIYGTCTDLLADYHCDCETGYIGRNCQEEVDNCLEFGCLNEGICVETEATHTCVCPPGYVGKRCQRRFPPVTCDARTECLNGGVCIGGETGGNCTCKPGYTGGRCETEIDECDSSPCLNGATCLDRLNHFQCVCVPGYSGTLCETNKKEQKERVPWLVVTIPLITLCVLIAILVMFFLIMTARKKRQSEGTYSPSSQEVAGARMEMGSVLKVPPEERLI; encoded by the exons ATGGAGTTTGGAAAAGTTTGGTCCAGACATCAGAGGACACTGCTGATGACTATGATGATGTTCAAACTGG GTCTTCTGTGTACAGCAGCGGCAGACAAGTGTCTCTCATCACCCTGCAACAATGGTGCCACATGTTTGGAACACCTTGGCGACTACGTGTGCCTTTGTCCCAAAGGACCGGTGTGGTACATGGGCAAAAACTGTGATGAGCTGTATGACGCTTGTATTTTAGCACCTTGCACCAATTGCACCAGCAGTCCCGGAACTGACATCTTCACATGCCACTGTCCGGACGGATTCACAGGCACCAACTGCACCCAAGATGTAGATGAGTGTGAGAGCAACCCCTGCGACGGTATCAAGTCAAACTGTGTCAACAGTATCGGTGCTTATTCATGCCACTGCCCGTATGGATTTGGAGCTGAAAATTGTGAGTCCAGCGTCACCACTTGCTCAGAAGAAACATGCCATGATAGTGGGACCTGCATGGACATTCCTGACATAGGACACTATTGTCAGTGTGATGCTGGATTCCAAGGGGCCAACTGCGAAGAAAACATTAATGAATGTGAATCTGCACCCTGTCAAAACGGTGCCATCTGTAAAGATGGCACCAATGGCTACCAGTGTTTCTGTGTACCTGGATTTCAAGGCTTCCACTGTGACTTGGACATAAATGAGTGTGCCTCCCAACCCTGTCAAAACAATGGTACATGTTTGGATGAAGTGGACAATTACAGTTGTGATTGTGTTGAAGGCTTCAAAG GGATTAACTGTGAAGTAGAGATTGATGAGTGTGAAGTACATCCCTGCCAGAACGGCGGTACCTGCCGAGACTATGTTGCCATGTACACATGTGAGTGTATGGATGGCTTCCGGGGTGAAGACTGTGAGGTCAACATTGATGAATGTGCCAGCATGCCATGTCTAAATGATGGCCGTTGCATTGATGGGGTCAACAG TTATATGTGTGACTGTGAGGGCACAGGCTTTGAAGGTGACAACTGTGAGAAGGATATTCCAGAATGTGATTCAGGTCCATGTCAGCATGGAGGCACTTGCTTGGAAGGGATCAACCAGTACACATGCCTTTGTTGGACAG GTTACAACGGCGAGAATTGTCAAGTGGATGAAGATGAGTGTGAGCAGTACCCATGTGAAAATGGTGGTGAATGTTTCCAGCGCTCAGATATTGAGAACTACGGCGTACTCCCTGAACTCAGTGCAGCTAATTTTTCCTATGAGGAAGCAGCTGGATTCATCTGTCACTGTCAACCTGGATTCACAG GGGAAAATTGCTCTCTCGATGTGGATGAGTGTGTGTCTGCTCCGTGCCAATATGGAGGAAGCTGCCAGGATTCAATCAACTCGTATCAATGTTTGTGTTCGGATGGCTTCACAG GTGTGCATTGTGAAGTGGACATAAATGAGTGCGATAGCGATCCCTGCCAAAATGGTGCCACATGTGAAGATGCTGCCAACTCTTATATATGTCACTGTCCTGCATCAGAACTGGGTAGAGAGCCACTAGGTGGACGCAACTGTGATGTTCTCCTGACTGGCTGCCAGGAGCACCAATGTCAACATGATGGCATCTGCATTCCTCTGCTGACTGCGTATGACGAGCACAGCTACACGTGTCAATGTGGATCAGGCTGGACGGGAGAACTATGTAACACCTCGACCACCTTTTCCTTCAACTCAGATGGTTATGTTCACATGCAGTTGCCCATTTCTAAAAACAGAGCAAGGCAAGGCACTGATGATTACAACTATGGACTCCATATGCAGCTAAGATTCAGGAGCACTTTGCCTGACATGTTGCTGTACCATCGTGGTACCTTGGAAAACTTTATCTCCCTAGAATTGGTGGGAGGGTCTCTCCAGGCGCGGTTAAAATCAGGGAGATTGATTGAGGTCACCTATCCAGGTCAGGTCAACGACGGAGAATGGTACCGAGTTACTGTGACGATGGATGAGAGACTGATCATGGTTATAGAGGGACCTGGCTGTAAGGGAGGATGTCGAGTGAAAAATGAAGTGTACAACCATCTGATATTCTTCCGGTCAAATTCTTTTCAGCAGCTGTACGTGGGAGGAGTTCCAAAGGAATATTTGACATTGACGTTAAGTGGGAAGAATTACATTGGTTGCATGGAAGACCTCAGAGTTGACCATAAACTGCTACTACCTCAGGATCTTCTGAGAGAGGAGAACACAGGCTTGGAATTGGGATGTCTCAAAGAGGATTTGTGCCGTGACGACCCTTGTAAACAATTTGGGTTTTGCGTGGACATGTGGGTTGTGGCCAAATGCCAATGTCACCGACCATACTTTGGAGAAAGATGTGACAGAG AATACCCATCCTGGACCTTTGGTCATGAAAACACAACAAGCTATGCTGCCTTTGTCATCACAGAAACCCACGGAGAAAATTTCACCCTCTCCTTCATAATGCGTTCTCTTAAAAAAAGTGGCCTTCTTCTGCAGTTTCGCCGAGAGGAAAAGTCCTACTTGACAATGTACCTGAAAGAAGCCTCTGTCGCCGTCTACAGCCCTCACACAACACTATTGTCAGAGGCTAAGTTTGTCTCAGATGGCAAAAGTAATTTAGTGACCATCAAAGTAAGATACGGCCATGTGTTCTTCCCCATAGCGGGGAACTATCGGGCCCTGGGGAATGTAAGCATAGAGGCGGGAGATGTTGTGTATGTTGGAGGACTCCCTGAAAGTGACAATGAAAATGACTGGGGTGGGAAATTCAAGGGCTGTCTACAAGACATCCGACTGGATGACAAGCATTTGTCTTTTGTGGAATACAAAGAAGATGTGGACATTTACCAGGCGGCCGCAGAGAAGAACATTCTCCCAGGATGTCAAAGTGACAACACATGCAAG AATGAGCCTTGTGCCAACGGTGGCAAGTGTCAGATCACCTGGAATGATTTCATGTGCGACTGCTCTATTAATTTCTCTGGGCGACTGTGTGAGAAACGTATGTGGTGTGTCGAAAACCCTTGCTTTGAAGGAGGAAAATGCGTCGACCTTTGGGAtggttatgagt GTTTGACTGAAGCCATGTTTCAGGACAATGCTCTGGAGTATTTTGCCAACAGCACCCTTTTGAGTCCAGTAACAAACATTACAATAGACATTAGAACACGGGAGGAAAATGGTATCTTGTTGAGGGCCGAAAACCGACCTGAGGTATTCTGTTTGGGCCTCCTGAACTCCACACTTCTGGTCAAAATGGACACCGGAACAAGTGCGGAACTGCTAGCCTTTACCAGCGACAGGATCATCGCAGACGGCGCGTGGCATCGCATCTATTTGACAATGATCGACCCTGCGCAGTCAGAGTCCCGATGGCGTCTCACTGTAGATGGTCAGACAGCGGGTTCTAGCCTTGGAGTGGGCGGCAACCTTAACTTCCTTAATGATTCCAAACTTTGGTTAGCGGAGAAATTCGCTGGATGTTTGGGGGAAGTGCGAATCGGTGGAATCTACCTACCTATTTTCAGTGTGCCAGATGCTCCTCAGACAAGTCATTTCTCCAGACTGAGTGGGGATGAGCCACAGTTGGGTTGCCAGGGTGCTCCAGTTTGTGACTCTCAGCCATGTACCAACGGAGGTGTGTGCCAGGACCATTTTAATGAGTTTAACTGCAGCTGCAACCCAGGATGGGAAGGAGAACTATGTGAGGCTCAGATAAATGAGTGCTCTTCTGGACCGTGTATCTATGGGACATGTACAGACCTTCTGGCAGACTACCATTGTGACTGTGAGACAGGATATATAGGAAGGAACTGTCAGGAAGAAGTGGACAACTGTTTGGAATTTGGCTGCTTGAATGAAGGAATCTGTGTGGAAACAGAGGCAACTCATACCTGCGTATGTCCTCCTGGATACGTGGGAAAACGCTGCCA GCGGCGATTCCCCCCTGTGACATGTGACGCCAGAACAGAGTGCCTTAATGGAGGAGTTTGCATTGGAGGCGAAACTGGTGGGAATTGCACCTGCAAGCCAGGATATACCGGTGGCAG GTGTGAGACCGAAATAGACGAATGTGATTCTAGCCCTTGTCTTAATGGGGCCACCTGTCTAGACAGACTCAACCACTTTCAGTGTGTATGTGTTCCAGGCTATAGTGGCACACTGTGTGAGACCAAT AAAAAGGAGCAAAAGGAGCGGGTTCCTTGGCTGGTGGTGACCATCCCCCTCATTACGTTATGTGTGTTGATAGCTATCCTAGTTATGTTTTTCCTCATCATGACGGCCCGTAAGAAGCGTCAATCAGAGGGCACCTACAGTCCCAGCTCACAGGAGGTGGCTGGAGCCAGAATGGAAATGGGAAGTGTACTCAAAGTGCCCCCTGAGGAGAGGCTAATCTGA